One Channa argus isolate prfri chromosome 15, Channa argus male v1.0, whole genome shotgun sequence DNA segment encodes these proteins:
- the LOC137100155 gene encoding cell surface glycoprotein MUC18-like, which produces MAFLKRTFVVFLLIYMAWTKVELTTQETVEVYLGDSAQILCQYNVTDGNNQPSDLFVQWFVTSDIRVSRKLIFYGDDKKQKVVDNTDYSDRINVTLDHQEAQLTIQNVQLSDNRQFICHVQEKVFGFAVVTTDLRVFAPPDAPVIKDVMTGISVTNEMPSKVASCEVRNSFPEPNITWYKNSMPLMSSAGHANVSRDPRGFFSVQSTLEYKAVREDEDAYFSCEVSFFVPGGVRTLESNSVNITVYYPSTKVEMWRESPQGLVKEGDTVELRCHGDGNPPPSFIFHRKQDQDVDLESSGHVLILSPVSRNHSGIYQCRPLDSDEYADVKGEIQLPVHYLDPAVVVPKDSEVMLKGEDLTATCNALSSLKTHTVWYKDGKQVGTGNTLHLQDATYGTTGQYHCEVSAPSFPALHSSGSVHIIVRGGPQLVGEDQEVQLEEAIGRMVNLSCEAEGSPLPSISWNIIGTQVTKKAHDTALTCFCVFVSPQNWKEVVRKSNEYVAQSVVSVNVTSDIRALCNVSNDVGTEVKAFNIKAIPSVTTPAPFTPGKSFALTALLSDAFSPFPFYVPEF; this is translated from the exons ATGGCTTTcctgaaaagaacatttgtggtttttctcCTCATCTATATGG CCTGGACAAAGGTGGAGCTGACAACACAGGAGACTGTTGAGGTTTACCTGGGTGACTCTGCTCAAATCCTCTGCCAGTATAACGTCACTGATGGGAACAATCAGCCCAGTGATTTATTTGTCCAGTGGTTTGTG ACATCTGACATAAGGGTCTCTCGGAAACTGATCTTCTACGgtgatgacaaaaaacagaaagtagTCGACAACACTGACTACAGTGATCGGATCAATGTGACTTTGGACCATCAGGAAGCTCAACTCACCATCCAGAATGTCCAGCTCTCTGACAACAGGCAGTTTATCTGCCACGTGCAGGAGAAGGTCTTTGGGTTTGCTGTGGTCACGACCGATCTCAGAGTGTTTG CTCCTCCAGACGCCCCAGTGATCAAGGATGTTATGACAGGAATATCTGTGACCAATGAGATGCCATCTAAG GTTGCATCATGTGAGGTTCGTAACAGCTTCCCTGAGCCCAACATCACCTGGTACAAGAACAGCATGCCACTGATGTCCTCAGCAGGAC ATGCAAATGTGAGCAGAGATCCCAGAGGCTTTTTCTCCGTCCAGAGCACATTGGAGTATAAAGCGGTGAGGGAGGATGAAGATGCCTATTTCTCCTGTGAGGTCAGCTTCTTTGTCCCAGGAGGCGTCAGAACGTTGGAGTCCAACAGCGTCAACATCACTGTTTACT acccTAGCACCAAGGTGGAGATGTGGAGGGAGTCGCCCCAGGGCTTGGTCAAAGAGGGGGATACAGTGGAGCTGCGTTGCCATGGTGACGGCAACCCCCCTCCATCcttcattttccacagaaaacaa GACCAGGATGTGGACTTGGAGAGCAGTGGCCACGTGTTGATCCTGTCACCGGTGTCACGAAACCACAGCGGAATCTATCAGTGTCGCCCTCTGGACTCTGACGAATACGCAGACGTCAAAGGAGAAATTCAGCTCCCTGTGCACT aTTTGGACCCAGCTGTTGTGGTGCCAAAAGACTCAGAGGTGATGCTCAAAGGGGAAGATCTGACTGCAACCTGCAATGCCCTGtcctctctgaaaacacacactgtctggtACAAG GATGGGAAGCAGGTAGGCACGGGAAACACACTGCACCTGCAGGACGCCACCTATGGAACAACAGGACAGTACCATTGTGAGGTCTCTGCTCCCTCCTTCCCGGCCTTGCACAGCAGCGGCTCTGTTCACATCATTGTACGAG GTGGTCCCCAGCTGGTTGGAGAGGATcaggaagtgcagctggagGAGGCAATAGGCAGGATGGTGAACCTGAGTTGTGAGGCTGAAGGCTCTCCACTGCCCAGCATCTCCTGGAACATCATCGGCACCCAGGTCACCAAGAAGGCTCACGACACAGCACTAACCTGCTTCT gtgtgtttgtgtctccacaGAACTGGAAGGAGGTGGTAAGAAAGTCGAACGAGTACGTGGCTCAGAGTGTGGTGTCAGTAAATGTCACCTCGGACATCAGAGCTCTTTGCAACGTTTCCAATGACGTGGGCACTGAAGTCAAAGCTTTCAACATTAAAGCCA tTCCCAGTGTCACCACACCAGCTCCCTTCACTCCTGGTAAGAGTTTTGCCCTGACAGCTCTTTTGTCAGATGCCTTTTCCCCTTTCCCCTTTTATGTCCCggaattttga